Part of the Moorella sp. E308F genome, TGCCGCCGGCCTCCTCCACCACTTGGAGTACATATTTCTTTATGCCCGCCACACCGTCGGCCGGTTTGAGCATCTTTACCCCCGACATATTCTCGCTGCCGGCGCCCTTGGGGGCCACCGTAATCTTCAAGCGATCCCCGTCGACTATCTCCGTGTGGATAATGGCCGGCGTATTGTCGCCGGTATTTTTACGCAGTAAAGGATCGCCCACTACCGATTTGCGGAGGTAGCCTTGCGTATAGCCCTGCCTCACGCCGGCGTTGATGGCTTCATAAAGATTGCCGCCCGTAATATGTACCTCCTGTCCCACTTCCACAAAGACTACCGCCACCCCGGTATCCTGGCAAATGGGCTCCCCGGTACCGGCCGCCAGCCTGGCGTTTTCCAGGAGTTGTTGTAATATATCCCGCCCTAAAGGCGCTTCTTCCCTGGCCTGGGCTGCCGCCATGGCCTGCCACCAGTCCGGCCCCAGCACCGAGCAGGCCTCGATGCACAGCCTGGCCACTGCCGCCGTGATTTCCCGGGCTTTAATTTCACGCATTACCTTCCCGCCCCTTTGCATGAGTCCGGTATATTTATGGGACCGAAAAGCTTCGTTATTGTTGCCTGCTGCCCGGTTTGACAACCGGTAAGCCCTGCCGGCATAAGGGGCAGTCTGCCGGCTTATACGTCTCAATATCAAAGGTGATCAATGATTGTACCGGTACACCTATATCCGCCCTGCCGCCGCTGCGGTCCACCAGGACGCCGACCCCCACCGGCACCGCGCCGTGCTCCTTTACCACCTTGATTACCTCTCGCACGGAACCACCGGTGGTGATGACATCTTCCACCACCAGCACCCGTTCCCCCGGCTCCAGGGTAAAACTCCGGCGCAGGGTCATGACGCCATTTTCCCGTTCGGTAAAGAGGGCCCTGGCGCCGAGATTGCGGGCCATTTCATAAGACATAATAATGGCACCGATGGCAGGACCCACTACGGCGGTAATACTCTGGTCCTTAAATCTTGCCGCCAGGTCCCGGCAGAGGAGGGCGTTTTCCTCCGGGAACTGCTGCACCCGGGCACACTGTAAGTAACGGCCGCTGTGGAGGCCTGAGGTTAACACAAAATGTCCCTCCCATAATACGCCTGTACGGCGAAAAATGGCCATGATTTCTTCCCGATCGAGCACTTGTTTCACTCCTCTAGATATTTTACTTGTCTGCTATCTCTGCCCTAGAGGCAGCGGTAATCGCAGTTGCATAAGCACGGGCCTGCTGCCCGGGGCAGCTACATATACACTCCCAGGTCGGTCCGCTAATCAAGTTTGCAGCGCACCAATCAATTCCCGCACGTCTTCAAGGCCCTGTTCTGTCAGGTAATTTTCTAATCCTGCGATTATCTCCATTATCGCTCCTGGGTTAACCAAGGTAGCCGTACCCACAGCCACAGCACTAGCCCCTGCCAGCAAAAACTCAATGGCATCGCGAGCCGTCATAATGCCGCCCATGCCGATTACCGGCACCTTTACGGCCCGCGCTACCCGCCAGACAGCATAAAGGGCTACTGGTTTAATAGCCGGCCCGCTCAGGCCTCCCACTATATTGGCCAGGGCCGGGCGGCGCTTTTCAATATCAATAGCCATGCCTTGGAGGGTATTAATCAGGGCTATGGCACCGGCGCCGGCATCTTCCACCGCCCTAGCTATAGCAGTAATGTCAGTGACGTTCGGGGTTAATTTAACTATCACCGGCAGGTGGGTATGTTCCTTGACTATAGCCGTCACCCGGGCCGCCATGGCCGGCACCGTACCAAAAACAATCCCTCCCTCCTTGACATTGGGGCAGGAGATATTGACCTCAAGGGCGGCAATGCCTTTTGCCTCGCTCAAGCGCGTGGCCAGCTCCGCGTACTCCTCCATGGTCCTGCCGGCAATACTGACAATGAGGGGCGGTCTATACTGGCGTAAATAGGGCAGTTTCTCCCGTAGGAAAACCTCCAGGCCGGGGTTTTGCAAGCCCACGGAGTTAAGCAGGCCGCAATAGCTTTCCATTAAGCGCGGCGGCGGGTTGCCCGGGGTAGGATGCAGGGTAATGGTCTTGACCACAAGGGCTCCCAGGCGGTTGAGATCAATAAAAGGGGCATATTCCTCGCCAAAACCAAAGGTCCCGGAGGCCGGCATTATCGGATTCTGTAAAGTTAAACCCGCCAGTTGAACTGCCAGGTTGACTTTAGGCGCCTTCACAGTTTGTTCCATTTTACCTGGTCTCCCCAATACACGGTAGCTGCATCGAAAACAGGTCCACCCGTGCATACGTTTTCATAGTATATTTTACCCTGGGCATCAAGAAGGGCTGTCACACAACCACGACAAGCCCCGAGTCCGCAGGCCATTCTTTCTTCCAAAGAAACCTCTGCCGTAATAGAAAATTTACTCGCCAGGCGGGCGAATTCCGCCATTCCGGCCCTTGGGCCACAGGCATAACAACGGTCATAAGTCCTTTCCTCGAGATAATGCTCCCATAGTTTGGTCACCGGTCCATAAAAACCTTCGCTGCCATCATCCGTAGCCACAAACAGGTTAATCTTCATAGCCTTTAAAGTTTCTAATTGATATAATCGTTCCCTGTCCTGGGCGCCATAAAAAAAGTCAACTTCATTCCCCGCCTCCAGCGCCCGCCGGGCAAGAAAAAGCAAGGGAACAATACCCAGCCCCCCTGCTACTAAAGCCACCCTTTTATTGGCCGGTAAAGTAAAACCGCGGCCGATAGGGCCCAAAATATTGATTTTTTTTCCTGCTCCCTGCCGGGCCAGCCAGGCCGTCCCGCGGCCCTTTACCTGGTACAACAGGAATAATTCTCCCCCGGCGCCGACGTCGTGGATGCTTAACGGACGCCTCAGCAGGGGGTCCAGGGTCTCTGAACAGCGAATATGGACAAATTGCCCCGGTTGCGCTGCGGCAGCAATTGCCGGGGCCTGCAGTTTTAAGAGAAAAACCTCCCGCCCAATCTGGTGCGAAGCCAGGATTTCCGCTTCCAGGTTCTGAATCAACATGGTCACCCTTTACGCAAAAATCTCTAATATATTCGTCATGGTTTTCGTTTTTCCTGCATGAAAAAGCCTGGCGGTTAAAAAAATAGCAGACACTTCGTTAACTACCACCCAAGTTTCAGATAGGTTTTCTTCCTTAAGTTATTATTGGATTATTGGCCAATCGCTACCCTGCTTGAAGCCCCAATACTTAAGTTAGTTTTTTCCTCTGAAATTATTATGGTAACTGCTACAAAAAACCCCGGCGTCACTACTAGCCGAGGCTTAAAATCTAAAGCCGGGGATATCTTTTACTCCCGGCCGCACTCGCCGGCCTCGCCCTTTAAGATGGCCAGACCATGGGGCAGGGCCGGCAATATGGCCGCCAGGTTTTCCCGCACCCCTTTGGGGCTGCCGGGCAGGTTGACGATGAGAGTCTTCCCCCGGATGCCGGCTACAGCCCGGGAGAGCATGGCCTGGGGGGTTAACTTCAGGCTTGCCGCCCGCATGGCCTCCGGCAGCCCCGGTACTTCCTTTTCGATCACATCCCGGGTGGCTTCGGGGGTAACATCCCGGGGGCTGAAGCCGGTGCCCCCGGTGGTGAGAACGAGATCGGCCCCCACCACATCGCAAAACTCCTGCAGTTTGGCGGCCAGGAGCCGGCGCTCATCAGGAACAACCTCATAGGCCACCACTTCGCCAAGATCCGCTACCATTTCCCGGATGACGGCCGCGCTCTTATCCTCCCGCTCGCCCCGGGCTCCCTTATCGCTGGCCGTAAGTATTGCTACCCGGATCACGAGGCCACCACCTCGATAGGATCACCCACCTGGACCGGCCCGCTCTCCAGGATGGCCACAAAGATGCCCTCGCGGGGCATGACGCAGTCGCCGGCCTGCTGGTAAATGGCACAGCGGCTGTGGCACTGCTTGCCGATCTGGGTGACCTCGGCCAGGACCCGGTCGCCGATTCTTAATTTCGTACCCACCGGCAGGGATACCAGATCAATACCCTCCGTCGTCAGGTTCTCGGCGAAGTCGCCGGGGCCCACTTGCAGGCCTTTAGCCTGCATTTTGGTAATGCTTTCCATGGCCAGGAGGCTCACCTGGCGGTGCCAGGGGCCAGCATGGGCGTCGCCCTCCAGGCCGTGGTTGGCAATGAGCATCCCCCGGCCAATATTCTTTTTACGCTCACCCTTACTGGCCGAGGTGCAGACGGCTACGATACGTCCCATGGTTCCTCACCTTCCCGCTGGAAGTGGCCGCTGCGGCCACCCGTTTTTTCGATTAACCTGATGTTATCGATAACCATGCCCCGCTCAACGGCTTTGCACATGTCGTAAATGGTCAAGGCGGCCACGCTGACCGCCGTCAGGGCTTCCATTTCCACCCCGGTCTGGCCGGTGGTCTTCACCCGGGCTTCAATTTCCAGGGTCCCCGTGTCCCGGTCAGGGCGGAAGTCGACGCTCACCGCGCTGATGGACAAGGGGTGGCAGAGGGGGATTAACGACCCCGTTTGCTTGGCGGCCATAATGCCGGCCACCCGGGCCACGGCCAGGACGTCACCCTTGGGCACC contains:
- a CDS encoding MOSC domain-containing protein, yielding MGRIVAVCTSASKGERKKNIGRGMLIANHGLEGDAHAGPWHRQVSLLAMESITKMQAKGLQVGPGDFAENLTTEGIDLVSLPVGTKLRIGDRVLAEVTQIGKQCHSRCAIYQQAGDCVMPREGIFVAILESGPVQVGDPIEVVAS
- a CDS encoding dihydroorotate dehydrogenase: MEQTVKAPKVNLAVQLAGLTLQNPIMPASGTFGFGEEYAPFIDLNRLGALVVKTITLHPTPGNPPPRLMESYCGLLNSVGLQNPGLEVFLREKLPYLRQYRPPLIVSIAGRTMEEYAELATRLSEAKGIAALEVNISCPNVKEGGIVFGTVPAMAARVTAIVKEHTHLPVIVKLTPNVTDITAIARAVEDAGAGAIALINTLQGMAIDIEKRRPALANIVGGLSGPAIKPVALYAVWRVARAVKVPVIGMGGIMTARDAIEFLLAGASAVAVGTATLVNPGAIMEIIAGLENYLTEQGLEDVRELIGALQT
- the pyrE gene encoding orotate phosphoribosyltransferase, giving the protein MAIFRRTGVLWEGHFVLTSGLHSGRYLQCARVQQFPEENALLCRDLAARFKDQSITAVVGPAIGAIIMSYEMARNLGARALFTERENGVMTLRRSFTLEPGERVLVVEDVITTGGSVREVIKVVKEHGAVPVGVGVLVDRSGGRADIGVPVQSLITFDIETYKPADCPLCRQGLPVVKPGSRQQ
- a CDS encoding fumarate hydratase, translating into MREIKAREITAAVARLCIEACSVLGPDWWQAMAAAQAREEAPLGRDILQQLLENARLAAGTGEPICQDTGVAVVFVEVGQEVHITGGNLYEAINAGVRQGYTQGYLRKSVVGDPLLRKNTGDNTPAIIHTEIVDGDRLKITVAPKGAGSENMSGVKMLKPADGVAGIKKYVLQVVEEAGGNPCPPIVAGVGIGGNLEKAPYLAKKALLRPLGQRHPLSHVAALEEELLAAINATGIGPQGLGGRVTALDVHIEIYPTHIASLPVAVNLQCHAVRHATAIL
- a CDS encoding dihydroorotate dehydrogenase electron transfer subunit — its product is MLIQNLEAEILASHQIGREVFLLKLQAPAIAAAAQPGQFVHIRCSETLDPLLRRPLSIHDVGAGGELFLLYQVKGRGTAWLARQGAGKKINILGPIGRGFTLPANKRVALVAGGLGIVPLLFLARRALEAGNEVDFFYGAQDRERLYQLETLKAMKINLFVATDDGSEGFYGPVTKLWEHYLEERTYDRCYACGPRAGMAEFARLASKFSITAEVSLEERMACGLGACRGCVTALLDAQGKIYYENVCTGGPVFDAATVYWGDQVKWNKL
- the moaC gene encoding cyclic pyranopterin monophosphate synthase MoaC, producing MSNPLTHLDAKGAARMVDVGAKAVTERVAVARGRVLMSKNTLDLILEGQVPKGDVLAVARVAGIMAAKQTGSLIPLCHPLSISAVSVDFRPDRDTGTLEIEARVKTTGQTGVEMEALTAVSVAALTIYDMCKAVERGMVIDNIRLIEKTGGRSGHFQREGEEPWDVS
- a CDS encoding MogA/MoaB family molybdenum cofactor biosynthesis protein; translated protein: MIRVAILTASDKGARGEREDKSAAVIREMVADLGEVVAYEVVPDERRLLAAKLQEFCDVVGADLVLTTGGTGFSPRDVTPEATRDVIEKEVPGLPEAMRAASLKLTPQAMLSRAVAGIRGKTLIVNLPGSPKGVRENLAAILPALPHGLAILKGEAGECGRE